The following coding sequences lie in one Syngnathoides biaculeatus isolate LvHL_M chromosome 16, ASM1980259v1, whole genome shotgun sequence genomic window:
- the rpl3 gene encoding 60S ribosomal protein L3, whose product MRYFNEVSLNPARVVTAYNYHRVRKLVSFNRIGDIMSHRKFSAPRHGSLGFLPRKRSRRHRGKAKSFPKDDSSKPVHLTAFLGYKAGMTHIVREVDRPGSKVNKKEVVEAVTILETPPMIVVGVVGYVSTPRGLRSFKTVFAEHISDECKRRFYKNWYKSKKKAFTKYSKKWQDEEGKKQLEKDFAAMKKYCQIIRIIAHTQMRLLPLKQKKSHLMEVQLNGGSISDKVDWAREKLEQAVPVANVFTQDEMIDVIGVTKGHGYKGVTSRWHTKKLPRKTHRGLRKVACIGAWHPARVAFSVARAGQKGYHHRTEINKKIYKIGQGYHQKDGKLVKNNASTEYDLSNKSINPLGGFVHYGEVTNDFVMVKGCVVGTKKRVLTLRKSLLVQTNRRALEKIDLKFIDTTSKFGHGRFQTAEEKKAFMGPLKKDRLIKEETA is encoded by the exons ATGCGATACTTCAACGAGGTCTCGTTGAATCCCGCGAGAGTTGTGACAGCATATAACTATCATCGCGTGAGGAAGTTGGTCTCTTTCAATCGGATAGGAGACATCATG TCCCACCGCAAGTTTTCGGCTCCGCGCCACGGCTCCTTGGGCTTTTTGCCCCGCAAGAGGAGTCGCCGTCACCGGGGTAAGGCCAAGAGCTTCCCCAAGGACGACTCGAGCAAGCCCGTTCACTTGACCGCCTTCCTGGGCTACAAGGCCGGAATGACTCACATCGTCCGCGAGGTGGACAGGCCTGGTTCAA AGGTGAACAAGAAGGAGGTGGTGGAGGCAGTCACAATCTTGGAGACTCCTCCCATGATTGTGGTTGGTGTGGTGGGCTACGTGAGCACCCCGCGTGGCCTTCGCTCATTCAAGACTGTCTTTGCTGAGCACATTAGTGATGAGTGCAAAAGGCGGTTCTACAAGAACTG GTACAAGTCTAAGAAGAAGGCGTTCACCAAGTACAGCAAAAAGTGGCAGGACGAGGAGGGCAAGAAACAGCTGGAGAAGGACTTTGCCGCCATGAAGAAGTACTGCCAGATCATTCGCATCATTGCTCACACGCAG ATGCGTCTGTTGCCCCTGAAGCAGAAAAAGTCTCACCTGATGGAGGTGCAGCTGAATGGAGGCTCCATCTCCGACAAGGTGGATTGGGCCCGTGAGAAGCTGGAGCAGGCTGTGCCGGTTGCCAATGTCTTTACCCAGGATGAGATGATTGACGTCATCGGGGTCACCAAGGGACACGGGTACAAAG GTGTAACCAGCCGTTGGCACACCAAGAAGCTGCCCCGCAAGACCCATCGTGGACTGCGCAAGGTGGCCTGCATCGGTGCCTGGCATCCCGCCCGCGTGGCCTTCTCTGTGGCCCGTGCTGGTCAGAAAGGGTACCACCACCGTACAGAGATTAACAAGAAG ATCTACAAGATTGGTCAGGGTTACCATCAGAAGGACGGAAAGCTGGTGAAGAACAATGCGTCCACAGAGTATGATCTTTCCAACAAGAGCATCAACCCTCTG GGTGGCTTTGTCCACTACGGAGAAGTCACTAATGACTTTGTCATGGTCAAAGGATGTGTGGTTGGAACCAAGAAGAGAGTTCTTACCCTCCGCAAG TCCCTGCTGGTGCAGACAAATCGTCGCGCTTTGGAGAAGATCGACCTGAAATTCATCGACACAACCTCCAAGTTCGGTCATGGTCGTTTCCAGACGGCGGAGGAGAAGAAGGCCTTCATG GGACCCCTCAAGAAGGACCGCCTCATCAAGGAAGAGACTGCCTGA